One region of uncultured Methanolobus sp. genomic DNA includes:
- the cobN gene encoding cobaltochelatase subunit CobN gives MIKKDSNWFGIAGKAVLIFLLCVVMLSANAVALDVSQFELVSNIESDSNGNYLLTDIPNGNYTLIAVNETNSSKSGLIYYKEQMPVTVSNSDFSDFDLSLDSSDLTEYKEICSLLDHSNISGRAYYYSSGMNREFNKACTIVMLDSVTQELVKNTTSDPLGNYLFTGIPNGNYTLIAVNETNSSKSGLIYYKKGIDVSVNNSDVSDFDLSLDSSDLTEYKEICSLLNLSDISGRAYYYSSGMNREFNKACTIVMLDPVTQELVKNTTSDSSGNYLLTDIPNGNYTLIAVNETNSSKSGLIYYKKEIDVSVNNSNLSNFDLSLDSSDLTEYKEICSFLSLSDISGRAYYYSSGMNREFNKACTIVLLKPKSTYRLPVAGFSIDKTSGETPLSIQFTDKSLNTESWFWDFGDGSNSTDKNPSHTYLSEGTFTVELTVTNSEGSDVETKKDLIIAQLPDPITIPNYDTTFKLFLSTTSDSLGNYLFTGIPNGNYTLIAVNETNSSKSGLIYYKREIDVLVNNSDVSDFNLSLDSSDLTEYEDICSLLDRSNISGRAYYYSSGMNREFNKACTIVMLDPVTQELVKNTTSDGSGNYLLTDIPNGNYTLIAVNETNSSKSGLIYYKEQMPVTVNNSDVSDFDLSLDSSDLTEYKEICSLLNLSDISGRAYYYSSGMNREFNKACTIVMLDPVTQELVKNTTSDSSGNYLFTDIPNGNYTLIAVNETNSSKSGLIYYKKEIDVSVNNSDLSNFDLSLDSSDLTEYKEICSFLSLSDISGRAYYYSSGMNREFNKACTILLLEHRLVQSLPVADFSANQTSGKIPLSVKFTDESSNAESWFWDFGDGSNSTNQNPSHTYLSDGTFTVELTVTNTAGSDAEIKSDFITVNASSSSIGSYGVVYDFFLSTSCNNLGEFSFADVPNGEYRIAAINWSTAMAPGMWLTNVTDVTVDDGAPVDVGKLSMRKNYETIDHDDILSMLNESSISGKTIGKYLDNKISTVILTNQFGEYVANTTCNEDGEFLFTGIRNGEYTVSAVNWSTAMAPGMWLTNVTDVTVEYAQPVNVGNLSMRKNYETIDHDAILSMLNETSISGKTIGKNLDNKISTVLLTNQFGEYVANTTCNVDGEFLFTGIRNGEYTVSAVNWSTAMAPGMWLTNVTDVTVEYAQPVDVGNLSMRKNYETIDHDAIFALLDRTTISGKTIGKNLDDKLSDVILMRIRTVSVSNEPHLNVSFVTGYSSYENELEALAERINSDSSLNMNFSYYVTTNLPENIDLSNEDIVYIVMVTQSASILEDSVQEAIDNGALVIGKNTYLPESSYEIPEDFTELSDFKDYLAKYWAGGSSDELNFDNLIFYLAQEYYGREDFTVEEPTGLDSAIYHPAMTTTPTEYFTNDADEYFNWYANRTDGHAFDENAATVGITFYKSYYPDDMDPIDKLIEGFESNCLNTVACYGGPSYYLEDYLNHSAETKVDVVVSFHYRGNYFDIEALDVPVMNAVLNGYMNTSEWLETSTPLPETNMLRIYGPETEGLIDPIMIGAKETIDVDNTSVEKYIGHDEQIDWLIDRTIAQAELGTEYESNKKVVILYYNHGGGKDNIGASYLEVMPSIVNLLEGMADEGYDINSSLIPNKTELVDLITYQGRNVGTWAPGELEALVETGEVELIPESTYLSWFNEFPEERREEVIDMWGEAPGEIMVYTDENGNKFIVVPKINISDNVILAPQPTRGWLQDSEVLYHATDLPPHHQYIAFYLWLQHEFDADVMVNMGRHGTVEWLPGKDFCLLSDEWPALMVGDIPVIYPYVMDGMGEGMQAKRRGNAIIIDHLIPPVVSAGLYGNYSSLSSDITSYQTLSTENEELKQSYLQSIVNLTLDLGLDEQVDMSLAEDETTIDEFLEELDDILTELKSQSMPYGLHVLGEAPEGESLVGTVNSMLGSDFTDLVAVYNSSDDAPTDLLSLVLLDNMSTTDAQVEILGTSDVDVGSQLNTSINYAELLGEADNEVQQVLNAMDGEYISANLGGDPVLRSSTLPSGSNFYAFDELLIPTEEAWNQGKELVDTWLAEYYAENGEYPTKVGYILWAGESTRHQGVMESQLLYMMGIKPVWNADNSEVEDVEVIDSSELGRPRIDVLVQISGLYRDTFPMKVKLIDKAVRLAYQEGETDVYDNYVTQNTDLLQLALNETIQDGNLSLDIAQFRVFGPADGAYGTGMANAVDSSETWNETSELAELYVSKMSYVYGENVWGQTISEYIEQQTGRVVDIDNSVVFENNLNGTSAIFHSRSSSTYGSLDTDDFYQYMGGLYNAIKYITGTGPDTYVVNLQDLNDAEIQTLQTYLTNELYARYLNPSWIAGMQLSGFEGAREMSEFLENLWGWEALNPDIISDDVWDSVYDTYMNNAELSSWMQENNPYAYQSMIARMTETIRKNGWEASDNTLSDLVSQQIKSVNENGATCCHHTCGNILNQEFITGIAQALVESGELTQAELDKYLAIMKEATTSSVVLKDTSVRTSTSSDSLNSVQRAMASGATTNQSSTSESGGAGVNTVQPLEEGSKSTPDDYVEGYEMTQSSVSDESSPNSPPISGSDVLAMGFVAVLLGSVYIGFWRKRKF, from the coding sequence ATGATAAAAAAAGATAGTAATTGGTTCGGAATTGCAGGGAAGGCAGTTTTGATATTTCTTTTATGTGTAGTCATGCTCTCAGCTAATGCAGTGGCATTGGATGTGAGTCAATTCGAGCTTGTATCGAACATAGAATCAGATAGTAATGGTAATTATCTGTTAACTGACATTCCAAATGGTAATTACACACTAATTGCTGTCAATGAAACCAATAGTTCCAAAAGTGGTCTGATCTACTATAAGGAACAAATGCCTGTTACAGTTAGCAATAGTGATTTTTCCGATTTTGATCTCTCACTTGATAGTAGTGACCTTACAGAATACAAAGAGATCTGTTCACTTTTGGATCACTCAAACATTTCCGGCCGTGCTTACTATTACTCATCCGGAATGAACAGAGAGTTCAATAAGGCCTGTACTATCGTAATGCTTGATTCAGTGACACAGGAACTGGTGAAAAATACAACCAGTGATCCCCTTGGTAATTATCTGTTTACTGGCATTCCAAACGGAAATTACACACTAATTGCCGTCAACGAAACTAACAGCTCTAAAAGTGGTCTTATTTATTATAAGAAAGGAATAGACGTTTCAGTTAACAACAGTGATGTTTCTGATTTTGATCTCTCACTTGATAGTAGTGACCTCACAGAATACAAAGAGATCTGTTCACTTTTGAACCTCTCAGACATTTCCGGCCGTGCTTACTATTACTCATCCGGAATGAACAGAGAGTTCAATAAGGCCTGTACTATCGTAATGCTTGATCCAGTGACACAGGAACTGGTGAAAAATACAACCAGTGACAGTTCTGGTAATTATCTGTTAACTGACATTCCAAATGGTAATTACACACTAATTGCTGTCAACGAAACCAATAGTTCCAAAAGTGGTCTAATTTACTATAAGAAAGAAATAGACGTTTCAGTTAACAACAGTAATCTTTCCAATTTTGATCTTTCACTTGATAGTAGTGACCTCACAGAATACAAAGAGATCTGTTCATTTTTGAGCCTCTCAGACATTTCCGGCCGTGCTTACTATTACTCCTCTGGAATGAACAGAGAGTTCAATAAGGCATGTACTATTGTGCTCCTTAAGCCAAAATCTACTTATCGTCTCCCAGTAGCCGGTTTTTCAATAGACAAGACATCAGGAGAAACTCCATTATCAATTCAGTTCACAGATAAGTCATTAAATACTGAATCATGGTTCTGGGATTTTGGTGATGGAAGCAATTCAACCGATAAGAATCCATCGCATACGTATCTTAGCGAGGGTACTTTTACTGTAGAACTTACAGTAACAAATTCTGAAGGTAGCGATGTAGAGACAAAAAAGGACCTGATTATAGCTCAACTACCCGACCCCATCACTATACCAAATTATGATACGACATTCAAGTTATTCCTCAGTACCACCAGTGATTCCCTTGGTAATTATCTGTTTACTGGCATTCCAAACGGAAATTACACACTAATTGCCGTCAACGAAACTAACAGCTCTAAAAGTGGTCTAATTTATTATAAGAGAGAAATAGACGTTTTAGTTAACAACAGTGATGTTTCTGATTTTAATCTCTCACTTGATAGTAGTGACCTCACAGAATACGAAGATATCTGTTCACTTTTGGACCGCTCAAACATTTCCGGCCGTGCTTACTATTACTCCTCTGGAATGAACCGAGAGTTTAATAAGGCCTGTACTATCGTAATGCTTGATCCAGTGACACAGGAATTGGTGAAAAATACGACCAGTGACGGTTCTGGCAATTACCTGTTAACTGACATTCCAAATGGTAATTACACACTAATTGCTGTCAATGAAACCAATAGTTCCAAAAGTGGTCTGATCTACTATAAGGAACAAATGCCTGTTACAGTTAACAACAGTGATGTTTCTGATTTTGATCTCTCACTTGATAGTAGTGACCTCACAGAATACAAAGAGATTTGTTCACTTTTGAACCTCTCAGACATTTCCGGCCGTGCTTACTATTACTCATCCGGAATGAACAGAGAGTTCAATAAGGCCTGTACTATCGTAATGCTTGATCCAGTGACACAGGAACTGGTGAAAAATACAACCAGTGACAGTTCTGGTAATTATCTGTTTACTGACATTCCAAATGGTAATTACACACTAATTGCTGTCAACGAAACCAATAGTTCCAAAAGTGGTCTAATTTACTATAAGAAAGAAATAGACGTTTCAGTTAACAACAGTGATCTTTCCAATTTTGATCTCTCACTTGATAGTAGTGACCTCACAGAATACAAAGAGATCTGTTCATTTTTGAGCCTCTCAGACATTTCCGGCCGTGCTTACTATTACTCCTCTGGAATGAACAGAGAGTTCAATAAGGCATGTACCATCTTATTGCTTGAACACAGATTAGTTCAATCACTTCCAGTTGCAGATTTTTCAGCAAACCAGACATCAGGTAAAATTCCATTATCAGTAAAATTCACAGACGAGTCATCAAATGCAGAATCATGGTTCTGGGATTTCGGTGACGGAAGTAACTCAACCAATCAGAATCCATCACATACATATCTTAGCGATGGAACTTTTACTGTAGAGCTTACCGTAACAAACACGGCTGGTAGTGACGCGGAGATAAAGTCCGATTTTATCACAGTCAATGCATCCAGCAGTTCCATTGGCAGCTATGGAGTAGTATACGATTTCTTCCTTAGCACTAGTTGTAACAATCTAGGAGAGTTCAGTTTTGCAGATGTGCCTAACGGCGAATACAGGATTGCAGCTATTAACTGGAGTACAGCAATGGCCCCAGGTATGTGGCTTACGAATGTCACAGATGTCACAGTAGATGACGGAGCGCCGGTTGATGTTGGCAAGCTTTCAATGAGAAAGAACTATGAGACTATTGACCACGATGATATCCTCTCAATGTTGAATGAAAGCAGTATCTCAGGTAAGACTATCGGAAAATATCTGGATAATAAGATATCTACTGTGATACTCACCAACCAGTTCGGAGAGTATGTTGCTAATACGACATGTAATGAGGATGGTGAATTCCTGTTCACAGGTATCAGAAATGGGGAATATACTGTGTCAGCCGTGAACTGGAGTACAGCAATGGCACCAGGCATGTGGCTTACGAATGTCACAGATGTCACAGTAGAGTATGCTCAGCCAGTTAATGTTGGCAACCTCTCAATGAGAAAGAACTATGAGACTATTGACCACGATGCAATTCTTTCAATGTTGAATGAAACCAGCATCTCAGGTAAGACGATCGGAAAGAATCTAGATAATAAGATATCCACTGTGTTACTCACCAACCAGTTCGGAGAGTATGTTGCTAATACGACATGTAATGTGGATGGTGAATTCCTGTTCACAGGTATCAGAAATGGGGAATATACAGTGTCAGCCGTGAACTGGAGTACAGCAATGGCACCAGGCATGTGGCTTACGAATGTCACAGATGTCACAGTAGAGTATGCTCAGCCAGTTGATGTTGGCAACCTATCAATGAGAAAGAACTATGAGACTATTGACCACGATGCTATATTTGCATTGCTTGACAGAACAACAATATCTGGTAAGACCATTGGAAAGAACCTGGATGACAAGCTTAGTGACGTTATACTTATGAGAATACGCACAGTTTCAGTGTCCAATGAACCTCATCTGAATGTCTCCTTTGTAACCGGTTATTCATCTTATGAAAATGAACTTGAAGCTCTGGCTGAAAGGATTAATTCAGATAGTAGTCTGAACATGAATTTCAGTTATTATGTAACTACTAACCTTCCAGAAAACATCGACCTGAGCAATGAGGATATAGTTTACATTGTAATGGTCACCCAGAGTGCATCTATTCTTGAAGATTCAGTTCAGGAAGCTATCGATAATGGTGCACTGGTAATTGGTAAGAATACATATTTACCGGAAAGCAGCTACGAGATTCCTGAAGACTTCACAGAATTGAGTGATTTTAAGGATTATCTTGCAAAATACTGGGCAGGTGGATCTTCGGATGAATTAAACTTTGACAATCTGATATTCTATCTTGCACAGGAATACTATGGCCGTGAGGATTTCACTGTTGAGGAACCAACCGGTCTTGACAGTGCAATATATCATCCTGCAATGACGACAACACCAACGGAATACTTCACTAATGATGCAGATGAGTATTTCAATTGGTATGCTAACAGGACAGATGGACATGCATTCGATGAGAACGCAGCAACTGTTGGTATCACATTCTACAAGTCTTACTATCCTGATGACATGGATCCGATAGACAAGCTAATTGAAGGTTTTGAGAGCAATTGCCTGAATACAGTAGCATGCTACGGTGGACCAAGCTATTATCTGGAAGATTATCTTAACCACAGTGCTGAAACAAAGGTAGACGTTGTTGTTTCATTCCATTACCGTGGTAATTACTTCGACATAGAAGCTCTCGATGTTCCAGTCATGAATGCTGTTCTCAACGGTTACATGAACACAAGTGAATGGCTAGAAACCAGCACACCTTTGCCTGAAACCAACATGCTCAGGATTTACGGTCCGGAAACAGAGGGACTTATCGATCCTATTATGATCGGTGCAAAGGAGACTATAGATGTTGACAATACCAGTGTCGAGAAATACATCGGCCACGATGAACAGATTGACTGGCTCATTGACCGTACCATTGCACAGGCAGAGCTTGGAACAGAATATGAGTCCAACAAAAAGGTTGTTATTCTTTACTACAATCACGGTGGTGGAAAGGACAACATTGGTGCATCATATCTGGAGGTCATGCCAAGTATTGTGAACCTGCTTGAGGGAATGGCAGACGAAGGTTATGACATAAACAGCAGTCTGATACCCAACAAGACAGAACTTGTAGATTTGATTACATACCAGGGAAGAAATGTAGGAACATGGGCTCCGGGAGAACTTGAAGCACTAGTTGAAACCGGCGAAGTTGAACTTATTCCTGAAAGTACCTATCTTTCATGGTTCAATGAGTTTCCTGAAGAGAGAAGGGAAGAAGTAATTGATATGTGGGGCGAAGCTCCCGGTGAGATAATGGTCTACACAGATGAGAACGGTAACAAGTTCATCGTCGTTCCGAAGATCAATATCAGTGACAATGTGATTCTTGCACCCCAACCAACTAGAGGGTGGCTGCAGGACAGCGAAGTTCTCTATCATGCTACAGATCTCCCACCACACCACCAGTACATAGCATTCTATCTATGGTTGCAGCATGAATTTGATGCTGACGTCATGGTGAACATGGGAAGACACGGAACAGTGGAGTGGCTCCCTGGCAAGGATTTCTGTTTATTAAGCGATGAGTGGCCTGCTCTTATGGTTGGAGACATACCTGTCATCTACCCATACGTAATGGATGGAATGGGCGAAGGTATGCAGGCAAAGCGCAGAGGTAATGCCATTATTATTGATCATCTGATCCCACCTGTTGTGTCGGCTGGTCTTTACGGAAATTACAGTAGCCTTAGCAGTGACATAACTTCATATCAGACGCTAAGCACTGAAAATGAAGAATTGAAACAGTCATATCTACAGAGCATAGTAAACCTGACACTTGATCTCGGACTTGATGAGCAGGTTGACATGAGTCTTGCAGAGGACGAAACTACTATTGATGAATTCCTCGAAGAGCTGGATGACATACTCACTGAACTGAAGAGTCAGTCCATGCCGTATGGTCTTCACGTTCTTGGCGAAGCTCCTGAAGGAGAATCCCTTGTAGGAACGGTCAACTCCATGCTTGGTAGTGATTTCACAGATCTTGTTGCAGTTTATAACAGTTCTGATGATGCACCAACCGATTTGCTTTCACTTGTGTTGCTGGATAATATGTCCACAACCGATGCCCAGGTGGAGATACTTGGAACATCTGATGTGGATGTAGGTTCACAGCTTAACACATCCATAAACTATGCAGAGTTACTTGGTGAAGCTGACAATGAAGTTCAGCAAGTACTGAATGCAATGGATGGGGAGTACATCAGTGCAAACCTAGGTGGTGACCCAGTGCTTCGTTCATCTACACTTCCATCCGGTAGCAATTTCTATGCGTTCGATGAGCTACTCATACCCACAGAAGAGGCGTGGAATCAGGGTAAGGAGCTTGTAGATACATGGCTTGCAGAATATTATGCTGAGAACGGTGAGTATCCAACTAAGGTTGGATACATCCTCTGGGCAGGAGAATCCACACGCCACCAAGGTGTAATGGAATCACAGCTTCTCTACATGATGGGAATCAAGCCTGTCTGGAATGCTGATAACAGTGAAGTTGAAGATGTAGAGGTAATAGACTCATCAGAACTTGGAAGACCACGTATCGATGTACTTGTACAGATATCAGGTCTTTACAGGGACACATTCCCGATGAAGGTAAAACTGATCGATAAAGCAGTGAGACTTGCCTACCAAGAGGGAGAAACTGATGTGTATGACAACTATGTCACTCAGAACACCGATCTACTTCAACTTGCTCTCAACGAAACGATACAGGATGGAAACCTTTCACTTGACATCGCACAGTTCAGAGTCTTTGGTCCTGCTGATGGTGCCTATGGTACCGGAATGGCAAATGCCGTTGATTCAAGTGAAACATGGAATGAGACCAGTGAACTTGCAGAACTCTATGTAAGTAAGATGAGTTATGTCTACGGGGAAAATGTCTGGGGGCAGACGATATCTGAGTACATCGAACAGCAGACAGGACGTGTTGTGGATATCGATAATTCAGTTGTTTTTGAGAACAACCTCAATGGAACTTCGGCAATATTCCACAGTAGGAGTTCCAGTACATACGGTTCTCTTGATACAGATGACTTCTACCAGTACATGGGTGGACTGTACAATGCTATTAAATATATTACTGGCACCGGTCCGGATACCTATGTAGTGAACCTGCAGGATCTCAATGATGCGGAAATCCAGACTCTTCAGACATACCTCACAAACGAGCTTTATGCAAGGTACCTTAATCCATCATGGATAGCAGGAATGCAGTTAAGTGGGTTTGAAGGTGCACGTGAAATGTCAGAGTTCCTTGAGAACCTCTGGGGCTGGGAAGCACTCAATCCTGATATTATCAGTGATGATGTATGGGACAGTGTGTATGATACCTACATGAATAACGCAGAGCTCAGCAGCTGGATGCAGGAAAATAATCCTTACGCATACCAGTCCATGATCGCAAGGATGACAGAAACTATTAGAAAGAATGGCTGGGAAGCATCAGACAATACTCTAAGTGACCTGGTATCTCAGCAGATAAAATCCGTCAATGAGAATGGTGCTACATGCTGCCACCATACCTGTGGAAATATTTTGAATCAGGAATTTATAACTGGAATTGCGCAGGCTTTGGTAGAATCAGGCGAACTGACTCAGGCTGAACTTGATAAGTATCTGGCAATTATGAAAGAAGCCACTACTTCTAGTGTTGTGTTAAAGGATACTTCTGTAAGAACTTCTACTTCCTCTGATTCACTAAACTCTGTCCAAAGAGCAATGGCTTCTGGAGCAACAACAAATCAGAGTTCAACATCCGAGTCAGGAGGAGCTGGAGTAAATACAGTCCAGCCTCTGGAGGAAGGTTCAAAGTCCACTCCAGATGACTATGTAGAAGGCTATGAAATGACTCAGTCGAGTGTTTCAGATGAGTCCTCACCCAACAGTCCACCAATTTCAGGGTCAGATGTTCTTGCAATGGGATTTGTAGCTGTATTACTTGGTTCGGTCTATATTGGATTCTGGAGGAAAAGAAAATTCTAA
- a CDS encoding DUF2149 domain-containing protein yields MTKRSGRRHRRTGLINNEDEQNPLTGVANLFDIAMVFSVALLVALVMSYQMPELLNPTEDITLVKNPGQKDMQIIIKEEGKPIEVLNMTDDIGGGQGEALGTAYKLADGRVVYVPEEEEVEEETATSG; encoded by the coding sequence GTGACAAAGAGGAGTGGAAGAAGGCACAGACGGACAGGACTCATAAATAATGAGGATGAACAGAACCCCTTAACAGGGGTTGCCAACCTTTTTGATATTGCCATGGTTTTTTCGGTTGCATTACTTGTGGCGCTTGTCATGTCATACCAAATGCCTGAACTTCTCAATCCTACAGAGGATATAACTCTTGTAAAAAACCCCGGCCAGAAGGATATGCAGATTATCATTAAGGAAGAAGGCAAACCTATTGAAGTCCTGAACATGACAGACGATATTGGTGGTGGACAGGGAGAGGCACTGGGAACTGCTTACAAACTTGCGGACGGAAGGGTTGTTTACGTACCTGAAGAAGAGGAAGTCGAAGAGGAAACCGCGACTTCCGGTTAA